Proteins co-encoded in one Nitrospirota bacterium genomic window:
- a CDS encoding ATP-binding protein, whose translation MPIKRFIFNELVAHLAKKEMSLIVGPRQAGKTTLMQQLQDYLQKKGEKTVFLSLDFERDLPHFNSQTAFLSRIKLELGSRKGYVFIDEIQRRENAGIFLKGIYDMQTPYKFIISGSGSVELKEKVHESLAGRKRIFELNTVSLKEFVDFKTEYKYEDRLNKIFQINKTEGLSLLMEYLNFGGYPRVILEDTFEEKLKILDEIYRSYIEKDIAYLLRVERIDAFGNLIRLLAGQVGNIINLNELSSTLGISVQTVKNYLTYAEKTFIVKRLTPYFRNLRKEISKSPIIYFNDIGMRNFSFGRFGKYRTLSEMGFLFQNLIYPLLTERIRHDGSTIHFWRTKDKAEVDFIINKGDKVIPVEVKCKELKDKVVARSLRGFLNRYNPEEAWVVNLSYQEEEKIGQTRVRFIPFFELL comes from the coding sequence ATGCCTATTAAAAGGTTCATTTTTAACGAACTGGTCGCTCACCTTGCCAAAAAGGAAATGTCTTTGATTGTGGGGCCGAGGCAGGCAGGCAAGACCACTTTAATGCAGCAGCTTCAGGATTATCTGCAAAAAAAGGGTGAAAAGACTGTATTCCTGAGTCTTGATTTTGAAAGAGACCTGCCCCATTTCAATTCACAGACAGCTTTTTTGTCCAGGATAAAGCTTGAGTTAGGCAGCCGGAAGGGATATGTCTTCATTGATGAAATACAGAGGAGAGAGAATGCGGGGATTTTTCTTAAAGGCATATATGATATGCAGACGCCCTATAAATTCATAATTTCCGGTTCAGGCAGTGTTGAATTGAAAGAGAAAGTGCATGAATCCCTCGCAGGCAGAAAAAGAATATTTGAACTTAATACAGTTTCGCTGAAGGAGTTTGTAGATTTTAAAACAGAATATAAATATGAGGACAGGCTTAATAAAATTTTTCAGATAAATAAGACGGAAGGTTTGAGTCTCCTTATGGAGTATCTTAATTTCGGGGGTTATCCGAGGGTTATCCTTGAAGACACCTTTGAGGAGAAGCTGAAAATATTAGATGAGATTTATAGAAGCTATATTGAAAAGGATATTGCTTATCTTTTACGGGTAGAACGCATTGACGCATTCGGAAATTTAATAAGGCTTTTAGCGGGACAAGTCGGCAATATTATAAATCTTAATGAACTGTCCTCCACATTGGGCATATCTGTTCAAACTGTAAAAAACTATCTTACTTATGCAGAGAAGACATTTATTGTTAAACGGCTTACGCCTTATTTCAGAAACCTGAGAAAAGAGATAAGCAAGTCGCCTATAATATATTTTAATGATATTGGAATGAGGAACTTCAGTTTTGGCAGATTCGGCAAATACAGGACGTTATCTGAAATGGGATTTCTCTTTCAAAATCTTATATATCCTCTACTAACCGAAAGGATAAGACATGACGGCAGCACTATACACTTCTGGAGGACAAAGGATAAGGCAGAGGTTGATTTCATTATAAACAAGGGCGACAAAGTAATACCTGTTGAAGTAAAATGTAAGGAGTTGAAAGATAAAGTTGTCGCCCGCTCGCTAAGGGGATTCCTAAACAGGTATAATCCTGAAGAGGCGTGGGTTGTTAATCTTAGTTATCAGGAAGAAGAAAAAATAGGACAGACACGTGTTAGATTTATTCCCTTTTTTGAACTTTTGTAG
- a CDS encoding nicotinate-nucleotide adenylyltransferase, whose translation MRLGIFGGTLNPIHYGHLRAAEEVRGMLKLDKILFIPSGKPPFKKPELASGGRRYEMTKIAVRGNPFFDVSDIELKRRGVSYTVDTLSSLTGKFKNAEFFFILGIDAFLDLPLWKESDKLLGLANIVVISRPGFSFADLASSPYLKGGAVKTLRGFDKGDKTSLSFKAGSGSKIFLCRITGLDISASSARRLIRSGKSIKYLLPDSVESYIISNKIYR comes from the coding sequence ATGAGACTCGGCATTTTCGGCGGCACATTAAACCCCATACATTACGGACATCTGCGGGCTGCCGAGGAAGTGCGCGGGATGCTTAAGCTTGACAAGATACTTTTTATCCCGTCAGGCAAACCACCTTTTAAAAAACCTGAACTTGCTTCCGGAGGCCGCCGTTATGAAATGACAAAGATTGCCGTGAGGGGAAATCCTTTTTTTGATGTTTCAGACATTGAATTAAAAAGACGCGGTGTGTCATATACTGTGGATACATTAAGCAGTCTGACGGGTAAATTTAAAAACGCAGAGTTTTTTTTTATTCTCGGCATTGATGCCTTCCTTGACCTGCCTTTATGGAAAGAGTCTGACAAACTCCTCGGACTTGCAAACATAGTTGTAATCTCAAGACCCGGTTTTTCGTTTGCTGATCTGGCATCCTCCCCGTATCTTAAGGGAGGCGCTGTGAAGACACTGCGGGGATTTGATAAGGGGGACAAAACTTCCCTGTCTTTTAAGGCAGGCTCAGGCAGTAAGATATTCCTTTGCAGGATTACAGGGCTTGACATCTCGGCATCCAGCGCCCGAAGGCTGATACGCTCAGGGAAAAGCATAAAATACCTCTTGCCTGATTCAGTGGAATCCTATATAATTTCAAATAAGATATATAGATAG
- the rsfS gene encoding ribosome silencing factor yields the protein MRAAKIASNKKARNIAVLDLRSLTTIADYFVICSGDNPAHIKVLSEAIKENFSKDKIRFFGIEGVDSARWILMDYGDVIIHIFDDDTRIYYELEKLWLDAPRIPVKAALRIRKTKAEIRKDD from the coding sequence ATAAGGGCTGCAAAAATAGCCTCAAATAAAAAAGCCCGGAATATAGCAGTCCTTGATTTAAGGAGCCTTACGACTATTGCGGATTATTTTGTAATCTGCTCCGGTGACAATCCGGCGCATATAAAAGTATTGTCAGAAGCGATAAAGGAAAATTTTTCAAAGGACAAGATACGTTTTTTCGGCATTGAGGGAGTTGATTCCGCACGGTGGATTTTAATGGATTACGGCGATGTGATAATCCATATTTTTGATGATGATACGAGGATCTATTACGAACTTGAAAAACTGTGGCTTGACGCACCGAGGATACCAGTGAAAGCTGCGCTCCGTATAAGAAAAACAAAGGCAGAGATCCGAAAAGATGACTAA
- a CDS encoding tetratricopeptide repeat protein: protein MTKFVVFLFIVFITALGYLAILNKETITLNLGAGHIYEVPKVALILISSAFGALAMLVITAVRDLKQYIENWQGMRRHKKDLQIQELYSKALDAFIALRYDEASEIFNGIVEEQPEHLNSLLRLGDIAFVTGDMLKAKDFYSKAKEVRPKSIEVLFSLEKVFEAEQKWQEALRYLDNIIEMDEENPMALFRKREIHERNKNWEELLDTQYKILKSDISQKEKQTEHKNLIGYKYELGRHYLEKGDIEKAKKTLRAIIKLDKNFVAAYLALAESYLRGGDIEEAEDILMKGLETTSAMVFLLRLEDLLIDAGEPGRIIDIYQNVIQNNPRDPKLQFFFSKLYYRLEMIDYAFERITAVLDTTAVDYPDLHTLLGNIYEKHMQYDRAAAEFKKALKVQKLFLVPFCCSECSYITKDWVGRCPECKSWNTLTIDLDGTCKV from the coding sequence ATGACTAAATTTGTAGTATTCCTTTTTATAGTATTCATAACCGCACTCGGCTATCTCGCAATCCTGAATAAAGAAACAATCACCCTTAATCTTGGCGCCGGGCATATTTACGAAGTCCCCAAGGTCGCCTTAATCCTCATCTCCAGCGCATTCGGCGCCCTTGCAATGCTTGTGATAACTGCCGTCAGGGATCTGAAGCAGTATATTGAAAACTGGCAGGGCATGCGTAGGCATAAAAAAGATCTTCAGATACAGGAATTATATTCAAAGGCGCTGGATGCCTTTATTGCGTTGAGGTACGATGAGGCATCTGAAATTTTTAACGGTATTGTTGAGGAACAGCCCGAGCATCTGAATTCACTGCTAAGGCTCGGCGATATTGCATTTGTAACAGGCGATATGCTCAAGGCAAAGGACTTTTACTCAAAGGCAAAGGAAGTGCGTCCCAAAAGCATTGAGGTTCTGTTTTCCCTTGAAAAGGTCTTTGAGGCGGAGCAGAAATGGCAGGAGGCATTAAGATACCTTGACAATATCATTGAGATGGATGAGGAAAATCCCATGGCGCTTTTCAGGAAGAGGGAGATTCATGAAAGAAACAAAAACTGGGAGGAGCTGCTTGATACCCAGTATAAAATCCTTAAAAGCGACATATCGCAGAAAGAAAAACAGACAGAGCACAAAAATCTTATCGGCTACAAGTATGAACTTGGACGGCATTATCTTGAAAAAGGCGACATAGAAAAGGCCAAAAAGACTTTAAGGGCAATTATAAAACTTGATAAAAATTTCGTAGCCGCCTATCTTGCGCTTGCCGAGTCATATTTAAGGGGCGGGGATATTGAGGAGGCCGAGGATATCCTGATGAAAGGACTTGAGACCACCTCTGCCATGGTCTTTCTTTTGAGGCTTGAGGACCTGTTAATTGATGCCGGCGAGCCGGGCAGGATTATAGACATTTATCAGAATGTGATCCAGAACAATCCAAGGGATCCAAAGCTTCAGTTTTTCTTTTCAAAGCTGTATTACCGCCTTGAAATGATAGATTATGCTTTTGAGAGAATTACTGCCGTGCTGGATACCACGGCAGTGGATTATCCCGACCTGCACACGCTTCTTGGCAATATTTATGAAAAACACATGCAGTACGACAGGGCTGCTGCGGAATTTAAAAAGGCATTAAAGGTGCAAAAACTCTTCCTTGTGCCTTTCTGCTGCTCTGAATGCAGTTATATCACAAAAGACTGGGTAGGCAGATGCCCTGAATGCAAATCATGGAATACACTCACCATTGACCTTGATGGAACCTGTAAAGTTTAG
- a CDS encoding RNA ligase partner protein, whose product MEPVKFSREKVVLDTSLFVNPDVRNDFGDTPTKALEGFLFLAAQIPTLDFYMPSSIFKELLNFIEPDRITGDLLTILHQKSPNKHELFFPSVLLYEFIEETRERVNKGLRAAEKAVRGVQKKDEKEIIQELRRQYREALREGIIDSKEDVDLILLAKELNALLVTADQGLIKWAEKFGIRWLLPNKFKDYLLSTIKKTKSAEVFL is encoded by the coding sequence ATGGAACCTGTAAAGTTTAGCAGAGAAAAGGTAGTCCTTGATACAAGCCTGTTTGTAAACCCCGATGTGCGCAATGATTTCGGAGACACTCCGACAAAAGCGCTTGAGGGTTTTCTCTTTCTTGCGGCGCAGATTCCCACGCTTGATTTTTACATGCCGTCATCCATATTCAAGGAGCTTCTGAATTTTATAGAGCCTGACAGGATTACAGGCGACCTGCTTACAATCCTTCATCAAAAGTCGCCTAACAAGCACGAGCTTTTTTTCCCCTCGGTTCTGCTTTATGAATTTATTGAGGAAACCAGAGAGAGGGTTAACAAAGGGCTCAGGGCCGCTGAAAAGGCAGTCAGAGGCGTGCAGAAAAAAGATGAAAAGGAAATTATTCAGGAATTGAGGAGGCAGTACAGAGAGGCTCTCAGGGAAGGGATAATTGACAGCAAAGAGGATGTTGATTTGATACTGCTTGCAAAAGAGCTGAATGCCCTGCTTGTTACAGCGGATCAGGGACTTATAAAATGGGCTGAAAAATTCGGCATCAGATGGCTCCTGCCCAATAAATTCAAAGACTATCTGCTGAGTACAATAAAAAAAACAAAGAGCGCTGAGGTTTTCTTGTAG
- the mutL gene encoding DNA mismatch repair endonuclease MutL: protein MPKIAILPDLLINKIAAGEIIERPASVVRELIDNSIDAGAEKITVEALHGGKKLIKVSDDGAGMSREDALLCLERHATSKIRSDDDLFNISTLGFRGEALPSIASISKLTLITSAVNSSAGTKIEINGGKEKNITDAPAYAGTAVEVRDIFYNIPARRKFLKTIPTELSHIIDTVIQKAFPCFETAFTLKHNNSDIINVHAVKGLKERFIQLYGEELSGEFLEVKKDAGHMKLYGFLSSLDFTRAGKSYQYIFVNRRAVKNPTVNHAVYAAYSGLIPKDRHPAFFLFLDIDPQRVDVNVHPAKREVRFETPEEIHRLVESAVYDALRGGAVSGTQDKGVSNASMPGFTYPKPSGSGFYNPSVVQEQHAKDFQPGFFAEEAFARHKYFHIGECFIAAIADNRLIVIDQHAAHERVLYEKYLKKTAIETENLFLPVRVELPPREFNIIMNHKGLLNDFGLVVEEFGGHDVIIKTIPRELRKADLKGLLLDIASGIIEEEGTGAKGAPEKDRLTHGIAARLACHKSVRGSEPLNEMELSKLLSDLDKTESPDKCPHGRPTRIFFPLDELRKMFKRK from the coding sequence ATGCCTAAAATTGCCATTCTGCCTGATTTATTAATAAACAAAATCGCCGCGGGCGAGATCATAGAGCGCCCTGCCTCTGTCGTTAGAGAACTGATTGACAACTCTATAGACGCAGGCGCAGAGAAAATCACTGTAGAGGCCCTTCACGGAGGCAAAAAACTCATAAAGGTATCTGATGACGGCGCAGGCATGAGCAGGGAAGATGCTCTGCTGTGCCTTGAAAGGCATGCCACAAGCAAAATTAGATCCGACGACGACCTTTTCAATATATCAACGCTCGGTTTCAGGGGCGAGGCACTGCCCTCCATCGCCTCTATTTCTAAACTTACGCTTATAACCTCAGCAGTAAATTCCAGCGCCGGCACAAAGATAGAAATCAATGGAGGAAAGGAAAAAAATATCACGGATGCGCCTGCATATGCGGGAACTGCCGTTGAGGTAAGGGATATCTTTTACAACATCCCGGCAAGGAGAAAATTTTTAAAGACCATCCCCACAGAGCTTTCACACATTATTGACACAGTCATCCAAAAGGCATTCCCGTGTTTTGAAACTGCATTTACCCTTAAACATAATAACAGCGATATTATCAATGTGCATGCCGTTAAGGGCCTTAAGGAAAGATTCATCCAGCTTTACGGCGAAGAGCTGTCAGGCGAATTTCTTGAGGTAAAAAAAGACGCCGGACACATGAAACTATACGGCTTTCTGTCATCACTTGATTTTACAAGGGCGGGCAAAAGCTACCAGTACATATTTGTCAACAGGCGCGCGGTAAAAAATCCTACTGTAAATCATGCTGTCTATGCCGCTTACAGCGGGCTGATTCCTAAAGACAGGCATCCTGCGTTCTTCCTGTTTCTTGACATAGACCCTCAGAGAGTGGATGTAAACGTCCACCCTGCAAAGCGCGAGGTCAGATTTGAAACGCCCGAGGAAATCCATAGATTAGTGGAGTCCGCAGTATATGACGCACTCAGAGGCGGGGCAGTGTCCGGCACGCAGGACAAAGGGGTAAGCAATGCCTCAATGCCGGGATTTACATACCCAAAACCGTCAGGAAGCGGCTTTTATAATCCATCTGTTGTTCAGGAACAGCATGCAAAAGATTTTCAGCCAGGTTTTTTTGCCGAAGAAGCCTTTGCCCGTCACAAATATTTTCATATCGGAGAATGTTTCATTGCCGCTATTGCCGACAACAGGCTTATTGTCATTGACCAGCATGCGGCGCATGAAAGGGTCCTTTATGAAAAATATTTAAAAAAGACTGCAATAGAAACAGAAAACCTGTTTCTTCCCGTGAGGGTGGAACTGCCTCCAAGAGAATTTAATATCATCATGAATCATAAGGGCCTTCTGAATGACTTCGGGCTTGTTGTTGAGGAATTCGGAGGGCATGATGTGATTATCAAAACAATCCCGCGGGAGCTTAGAAAAGCAGACCTCAAAGGACTGCTTTTAGATATTGCATCAGGCATAATTGAAGAAGAAGGGACCGGCGCAAAGGGCGCGCCTGAAAAAGACAGGCTCACACACGGCATAGCGGCAAGGCTTGCCTGCCACAAGTCCGTAAGGGGAAGCGAACCCCTGAATGAGATGGAATTATCAAAACTTCTTTCAGACCTTGATAAAACAGAGTCGCCTGACAAATGCCCGCACGGAAGGCCTACAAGGATTTTTTTCCCGCTTGATGAGCTGAGGAAAATGTTTAAAAGGAAGTAG
- a CDS encoding B12-binding domain-containing radical SAM protein produces MEKNLVVLAYANASPFPYHAWTPLAILSLGAYLEQRGIEVEYFDERIHKTERFRELVGRKPLLIGLSTMTCFQIKNTLRLAKLARKINPEIPLVWGGTHPSMMAEQTLESEFVDFVVKGEGEQTLFELVQALQTGKIDLSSIDGLGWKGSGKNIQNKDRDFLDIETLPFPYDGKGREILNEYLRKTEDTLENIGYESSRGCPHKCGFCYNVYFHKNVCRVKSLEKIRTELLKLKELGVRKMTFYDDTFLAGRKEVMNNICDLLRVLDFKWIANVRINTFTPELLQKFADSGCVYLFFGVESPDDEVLKYIRKGQNRRMIDEGIRVVSQGNIKTLYSLIIGLPNETDEQLQRVLDFADEIRRRHPGAEVPIQPYVPLPGTLLYQEALKAGFKPPTHLEGWKNFTNDEVRNPWVKNPRLLNAIYINSFLAFRYDRFLKSFWSNLVFGPLHKLSLWRWKHRNYNFFIELYLYLTYKRLGRFFIFLEKTFKNK; encoded by the coding sequence ATGGAAAAAAATCTGGTTGTTTTAGCATATGCAAATGCAAGCCCGTTTCCCTATCACGCATGGACTCCGCTTGCCATCCTTTCCCTCGGCGCGTACCTTGAACAGCGCGGCATAGAGGTTGAATATTTTGACGAAAGGATTCATAAAACAGAGCGGTTCAGGGAACTGGTTGGGAGGAAACCCCTGCTTATCGGTCTCTCAACCATGACCTGCTTTCAGATTAAAAACACACTAAGGCTTGCCAAACTTGCCCGTAAAATCAATCCTGAAATCCCGCTCGTCTGGGGTGGAACCCACCCTTCCATGATGGCTGAGCAGACGCTGGAATCAGAATTCGTGGATTTTGTGGTAAAGGGCGAAGGCGAGCAGACCCTGTTTGAACTTGTGCAGGCCTTGCAAACAGGCAAAATTGATTTAAGCAGTATTGACGGGCTGGGATGGAAGGGGAGCGGAAAAAACATTCAGAACAAAGACAGGGACTTTCTGGACATAGAGACCCTGCCGTTTCCCTACGATGGCAAAGGCAGGGAAATCCTGAATGAATATCTCAGGAAAACCGAGGACACCCTTGAGAACATAGGCTATGAATCATCAAGGGGCTGCCCGCATAAATGCGGATTCTGCTATAACGTTTATTTCCATAAAAATGTATGCAGGGTAAAAAGCCTTGAGAAAATCAGGACTGAACTCCTCAAGCTGAAAGAACTCGGCGTCCGCAAGATGACATTTTATGATGACACCTTTTTAGCCGGCAGGAAGGAAGTCATGAATAATATCTGCGACCTCCTGAGGGTACTGGATTTTAAGTGGATAGCTAATGTAAGGATAAATACATTTACCCCTGAACTGCTTCAGAAATTTGCAGACAGCGGATGCGTATATCTGTTTTTCGGCGTAGAATCGCCTGACGATGAGGTGCTTAAATATATCAGGAAAGGGCAGAACAGGCGTATGATTGACGAGGGCATCAGGGTGGTTTCGCAGGGAAATATCAAAACACTTTACTCCCTCATAATAGGACTGCCCAATGAAACAGACGAACAATTGCAGAGGGTTCTTGATTTTGCGGATGAAATAAGGAGGAGGCATCCCGGAGCAGAAGTGCCTATTCAGCCCTATGTGCCATTGCCCGGCACTCTGCTGTATCAAGAGGCGCTGAAGGCAGGGTTTAAACCGCCTACGCACCTTGAGGGATGGAAAAACTTTACAAATGACGAGGTAAGAAACCCGTGGGTAAAAAATCCGAGGCTGCTGAATGCCATTTACATAAACTCCTTCCTTGCGTTCCGTTATGACAGGTTCCTTAAATCCTTCTGGAGCAATCTTGTTTTCGGTCCTCTGCACAAACTGTCACTCTGGAGATGGAAGCACAGGAATTATAATTTCTTTATTGAGCTTTATTTGTACCTGACCTATAAAAGACTCGGAAGGTTTTTTATATTTCTGGAAAAGACGTTTAAGAATAAGTAA
- a CDS encoding glycosyltransferase family 2 protein, whose protein sequence is MIIIILIQYIMISIIIPTYNSERFMPALLGSIFKSEFRDFEVIIVDDCSTDSTVKTVKNYPVMVLQLEKNSGPAVARNIGVKAAKGDIIFFLDSDVIVLNGTVKEVHDYFQKNPSANCVIGICSTKPLNKGFVPKYMAMFEYIHLIGTKDSKVSVFAPRCGAVKKDFFEKIGGYNESYKGADVEDFEFARRVNKTDSITLDTKMMVIHKFATFKQAARNYFKRTVMWVHLFFREKKLDNAGPTAPSNGIAALCAFLSFLSLFFIPFASAAKNVFITLLIIFLIANLKWWNFMRKEAGLSFAIRALFLNYFMGLNIMTAAMYAAVSYPFYERGQDLKRS, encoded by the coding sequence ATGATAATTATTATACTCATACAGTATATCATGATCTCAATCATCATCCCAACTTATAACTCCGAACGGTTCATGCCTGCCCTTCTGGGCTCGATATTTAAATCAGAATTTAGGGATTTTGAGGTAATAATCGTAGATGACTGCTCTACTGACAGCACTGTAAAAACCGTAAAAAACTACCCTGTAATGGTATTACAATTAGAAAAAAACTCAGGGCCTGCCGTTGCAAGAAACATCGGGGTAAAGGCGGCAAAGGGGGATATAATATTCTTCCTTGACTCTGATGTAATTGTGCTGAACGGCACTGTTAAAGAGGTGCATGATTACTTCCAGAAAAACCCCTCGGCAAACTGCGTCATAGGAATATGCTCCACCAAGCCGTTAAATAAGGGGTTTGTGCCGAAATATATGGCTATGTTTGAATATATTCATTTAATTGGAACCAAAGACAGCAAAGTGAGCGTATTTGCCCCAAGGTGCGGCGCCGTAAAAAAGGATTTTTTTGAAAAAATCGGCGGATATAATGAATCCTACAAGGGCGCGGATGTTGAGGACTTTGAATTTGCCAGACGGGTCAATAAGACCGACAGCATCACGCTTGATACAAAGATGATGGTGATACATAAATTTGCCACCTTTAAACAGGCTGCAAGGAATTATTTTAAGCGCACGGTAATGTGGGTGCATTTATTTTTCAGGGAGAAAAAGCTTGACAATGCAGGGCCTACGGCGCCAAGCAACGGCATAGCGGCGCTCTGCGCCTTTTTAAGTTTTCTGTCTTTGTTCTTCATCCCCTTTGCCAGCGCGGCAAAAAATGTCTTTATCACCCTGCTGATTATTTTTCTGATTGCCAACCTGAAATGGTGGAATTTCATGCGGAAAGAGGCAGGTCTTTCGTTTGCAATAAGGGCGCTTTTTTTAAACTATTTCATGGGCTTAAATATCATGACTGCGGCAATGTATGCCGCGGTTAGCTATCCGTTTTACGAAAGGGGTCAAGATTTAAAAAGATCGTAA
- a CDS encoding DUF465 domain-containing protein, translating to MKDGEIEEILQKENEEYKKLEEEHKVLKQRLAEIDKIKYLTPEDEIERKKIQKKKLAQKDRMAEIIREYKKKVNG from the coding sequence TTGAAGGACGGCGAAATTGAAGAAATTCTGCAAAAGGAAAATGAAGAATACAAAAAGCTTGAGGAAGAGCACAAAGTCCTTAAACAAAGGCTGGCTGAGATTGATAAGATTAAGTATCTTACGCCCGAAGATGAAATAGAGAGAAAAAAGATACAGAAGAAAAAACTGGCGCAAAAAGACCGCATGGCGGAGATTATAAGGGAATATAAGAAGAAAGTGAACGGTTGA
- the ilvD gene encoding dihydroxy-acid dehydratase codes for MKSDLIKKGLERLPHRALLYATGIPRSEMSKPFIGIATSFTDIIPGHTGMRDLERFIEKGVHTAGGYPFFFGIPGICDGIAMGHKGMHYSLPSRELIADMVETIAGAHQLDGLVLLTNCDKITPGMLMAAARLNVPSIIVTAGPMLAGRMKGRRLSLVNDTFEAIGKYKKGLISDSEMQELEMCACPGTGSCQGMYTANTMACITEALGMSLPGCATALAVSSKKRRIAFQSGQRIVELVKKNITPGKILTRKAFENAIMVDMALGGSTNTVLHIPAIAHEAGVELPLEAFDKLSRKTPHIANMLPGGTHYLEDLEYAGGIPAVFKRLKPLLNNVMTLSGEKIYDIANRAEIVDSEVIRHLNNVYHKEGGIAILRGNLAPHGAAVKQSAVAEKMLRHKGRARVFNSEEDAMKAVLAGRIRGGDVVVIRYEGPKGGPGMREMLSVTAAIAGMGLSESVALITDGRFSGGTRGPCIGHVSPEAMEGGPIAVLKDGDLIHIDIPQRKMDVLLSDKEIKDRLKNLKPVKPKINKGWLARYARFVTSASTGAVLKDSE; via the coding sequence ATGAAAAGCGATTTAATTAAAAAAGGACTTGAGAGGCTTCCGCACAGGGCCTTATTGTATGCCACAGGGATACCGCGCTCTGAGATGTCCAAGCCGTTTATAGGCATTGCCACGAGCTTTACTGACATAATTCCCGGACATACAGGCATGCGCGACCTTGAAAGGTTCATTGAAAAAGGGGTTCACACGGCAGGCGGTTATCCGTTCTTTTTTGGCATTCCCGGCATTTGCGACGGCATTGCAATGGGTCATAAAGGGATGCACTACAGCCTTCCTTCAAGGGAGCTTATTGCAGATATGGTTGAGACCATTGCAGGCGCTCATCAGCTTGACGGACTGGTGCTTCTTACGAATTGCGATAAGATTACCCCCGGCATGCTTATGGCAGCGGCAAGACTCAATGTGCCTTCAATCATAGTTACTGCCGGGCCAATGCTTGCAGGCCGCATGAAGGGGAGGAGGCTGTCCCTTGTCAATGACACATTTGAAGCAATAGGAAAATATAAAAAAGGACTTATCAGCGATTCCGAGATGCAGGAGCTTGAGATGTGCGCCTGTCCGGGCACCGGTTCGTGCCAGGGAATGTATACGGCCAATACAATGGCCTGCATTACAGAGGCATTGGGCATGAGCCTTCCGGGCTGTGCAACTGCGCTTGCAGTATCATCCAAAAAGCGCAGGATTGCATTTCAGAGCGGGCAGAGGATAGTTGAGCTTGTGAAGAAAAATATAACGCCCGGAAAGATATTGACGAGGAAGGCGTTTGAAAACGCCATAATGGTTGACATGGCTTTAGGCGGCTCTACGAATACGGTTCTGCATATACCTGCGATTGCGCATGAAGCAGGTGTGGAACTGCCCCTTGAGGCATTTGATAAACTGAGCAGAAAAACGCCGCATATTGCAAATATGCTTCCCGGCGGTACGCATTACCTTGAAGACCTTGAATATGCCGGAGGCATCCCGGCGGTGTTTAAAAGGCTTAAGCCTCTTCTGAATAATGTTATGACGCTTTCAGGGGAAAAGATTTATGATATTGCAAACAGGGCTGAGATTGTGGACAGCGAGGTAATCAGGCACTTAAATAACGTGTATCACAAAGAAGGAGGCATTGCTATCCTAAGGGGAAATCTTGCGCCTCACGGTGCGGCTGTAAAGCAGAGCGCTGTGGCTGAGAAGATGCTCAGGCACAAAGGCAGGGCAAGGGTTTTTAATTCAGAGGAAGACGCCATGAAGGCAGTGCTTGCAGGCAGGATCAGGGGAGGCGATGTTGTAGTCATCCGTTATGAAGGACCAAAAGGCGGTCCCGGGATGAGGGAAATGCTCAGCGTTACCGCTGCCATTGCCGGTATGGGCTTAAGCGAGTCCGTGGCGCTGATTACAGACGGCAGGTTCTCAGGCGGCACGAGGGGACCATGTATAGGGCATGTTTCGCCTGAGGCAATGGAAGGCGGGCCGATAGCAGTTTTAAAAGACGGAGACCTGATTCATATTGATATACCTCAAAGAAAAATGGATGTCCTGCTTAGTGATAAGGAAATAAAAGACAGGCTTAAAAACCTTAAACCGGTTAAGCCGAAGATAAATAAAGGATGGCTTGCAAGATATGCCAGATTTGTCACATCTGCAAGCACAGGGGCGGTACTTAAAGACAGTGAATAG